The Streptomyces sp. NBC_01255 genome window below encodes:
- a CDS encoding ABC transporter permease — protein sequence MKTWFHSWRAAIRIARRDAWRSKGRSALVLAMIALPILGVSALDLTYRSSELSPTERADRSMGTADAIFRDAHAEGVPILQDPPGEMHTPVKDYKDQPWPNGPTDVTKAIPAGSTVVTDRSGSAKLTTSHGLLSAEVRELKASDPITRGIMTLLSGRFPEKNDEVMATSHFLEVSGLSVGSTLSARNFDRTYRIVGSYEVPDALAVSQVNALPGAFLVPYAKAVEKSGMPTPDTSTSYLVKKSGGFTWNTVQQINTKGVVVTSRAVMIDPPAESEVPLFQKEGWGSFDSSPAADAAALAAVATVVGLAMLEICLLAGPAFAVGARRSRRQLGLVGANGGARSHIRAIVLSGGLVIGVAAAVVGTVLAVILTLALQPVLEDMMNQRFGAFDIRPLELLGIALLAVLTGLLAAIVPAITASRQTVLASLTGRRGVRRSSRVLPLIGLAAILLGGAIALFGSLATESVVIVGGGSAIAELGVVAMTPALVGLFGRTGRWLPLSPRLALRDAVRNRGRTAPAVAAVLAAVAGTVAVSTFMASSEAQQRAAYEARLPHGAVSAFVLEEGGRDVPAVREAIQRYLPVDVRADVERVSVGKPGCSPWGGGGAGCGRYEVVLPKAHECPLYATSLPGGVDPSEKYTPEQRRKLITEDWRCDQSSRGGWMSVDGGLLVGDAKVLQVLGVDDPGAVKALAEGKIVSFSRGEIDKNGTVGIKQVTDIPAADRASEKGLPAPGKVSSIPAYLVPKGQKSYGVQLLMTPATAKAAGLSTLPAGAYFSTERMPDTEARQKLDGELAKLGSNADLHVEEGFVNEDSLFVIALAVFAGLVTIGAAGIATGLAQADAEADLKTLAAVGAPPRVRRTLSGFQCGVVAAMGVVLGSAAGVLPAIGLRLTEGREATNFYEQAIAQGWDNGMSGPPYVPIVIPWETLAGLLVAVPLGAALLAALVTRSRGAVARRAAT from the coding sequence GTGAAGACCTGGTTCCACTCCTGGCGGGCCGCGATCCGCATCGCCCGCCGCGACGCCTGGCGCTCCAAGGGCCGCAGCGCCCTCGTCCTGGCGATGATCGCCCTGCCGATCCTGGGTGTCAGTGCCCTCGATCTGACCTACCGCAGCTCCGAACTCTCCCCCACGGAACGGGCGGACAGGTCGATGGGCACGGCGGACGCGATATTCCGGGACGCCCACGCCGAGGGCGTTCCGATCCTTCAGGACCCGCCGGGCGAGATGCACACGCCGGTCAAGGACTACAAGGACCAGCCGTGGCCGAACGGCCCCACCGACGTCACCAAGGCGATCCCGGCGGGTTCCACGGTCGTCACGGACCGCTCCGGCAGTGCCAAGCTGACGACGTCCCACGGTCTGCTCTCCGCCGAGGTGCGTGAGCTGAAGGCGTCCGACCCGATCACCCGCGGCATCATGACCCTCCTCTCGGGGCGTTTCCCGGAGAAGAACGACGAGGTCATGGCGACCTCGCACTTCCTGGAGGTCAGCGGTCTGTCGGTCGGCTCGACCCTTTCCGCCCGCAACTTCGACCGTACGTATCGGATCGTCGGCTCCTACGAAGTTCCCGACGCGCTCGCCGTCTCCCAGGTCAACGCGCTGCCGGGTGCCTTCCTCGTCCCGTACGCGAAGGCTGTCGAGAAGTCCGGCATGCCCACCCCCGACACCTCCACCTCGTATCTGGTGAAGAAGTCCGGTGGTTTCACGTGGAACACGGTCCAGCAGATCAACACCAAGGGCGTGGTCGTCACTTCGCGTGCCGTCATGATCGACCCGCCCGCCGAGTCCGAGGTGCCGCTCTTCCAGAAGGAGGGCTGGGGCAGCTTCGACTCCAGCCCGGCGGCCGACGCCGCCGCGCTCGCCGCCGTCGCCACCGTCGTCGGCCTGGCGATGCTGGAGATCTGCCTCCTGGCCGGACCCGCCTTCGCGGTCGGCGCCCGCCGCTCGCGCCGGCAGCTCGGTCTGGTCGGGGCCAACGGCGGTGCCCGCAGCCACATCCGGGCCATCGTGCTGAGCGGTGGTCTCGTGATCGGCGTCGCCGCGGCCGTCGTCGGCACGGTCCTCGCCGTGATCCTCACGCTGGCACTGCAGCCGGTTCTCGAGGACATGATGAACCAGCGGTTCGGCGCCTTCGACATCCGGCCGCTCGAACTGCTCGGCATCGCGCTGCTCGCCGTCCTGACCGGTCTGCTCGCCGCCATCGTCCCGGCGATCACTGCCTCCCGGCAGACCGTCCTCGCCTCGCTCACGGGCCGGCGCGGCGTCCGCCGCAGCAGCCGTGTCCTGCCCCTGATCGGCCTCGCGGCCATCCTGCTGGGCGGCGCGATCGCGCTCTTCGGCTCGCTCGCCACCGAGTCGGTCGTCATCGTGGGCGGCGGCTCCGCCATCGCCGAGCTGGGCGTCGTCGCCATGACCCCGGCCCTGGTGGGGCTCTTCGGCCGCACCGGGCGCTGGCTGCCGCTCTCCCCGCGGCTCGCGCTGCGGGACGCCGTCCGGAACCGGGGGCGTACGGCACCCGCTGTCGCCGCCGTCCTCGCCGCCGTCGCGGGCACGGTTGCCGTCTCCACGTTCATGGCCAGCAGCGAGGCGCAGCAGAGGGCCGCGTACGAGGCCCGGCTGCCGCACGGCGCGGTCTCCGCCTTCGTCCTGGAGGAGGGCGGCCGGGACGTCCCCGCGGTCCGCGAGGCGATCCAGCGCTACCTCCCCGTCGACGTCCGCGCCGACGTCGAGCGCGTCTCGGTCGGCAAGCCCGGCTGTTCCCCTTGGGGCGGCGGCGGCGCGGGCTGCGGCCGCTACGAGGTCGTGCTTCCCAAGGCGCACGAGTGCCCGCTGTACGCCACCTCACTGCCCGGCGGCGTCGACCCCAGCGAGAAGTACACCCCGGAACAGCGGCGGAAGCTGATCACCGAGGACTGGCGGTGCGACCAGTCCTCCCGCGGCGGCTGGATGTCCGTCGACGGCGGTCTGCTCGTCGGTGACGCGAAGGTCCTCCAGGTTCTCGGCGTCGACGACCCGGGCGCCGTGAAGGCCCTCGCCGAAGGAAAGATCGTCAGCTTCTCCCGGGGCGAGATCGACAAGAACGGCACCGTCGGGATCAAGCAGGTCACCGACATCCCCGCCGCCGACCGGGCCTCCGAGAAGGGCCTGCCCGCGCCGGGGAAGGTCAGCTCCATCCCCGCCTACCTGGTGCCCAAGGGGCAGAAGTCCTACGGCGTCCAGTTGCTGATGACCCCGGCCACCGCGAAGGCCGCCGGACTCTCCACCCTGCCGGCCGGTGCGTACTTCAGCACCGAGCGGATGCCGGACACCGAGGCGCGCCAGAAGCTCGACGGCGAGCTCGCCAAGCTCGGCAGCAACGCCGATCTGCACGTCGAGGAGGGCTTCGTCAACGAGGACAGCCTCTTCGTGATCGCGCTGGCCGTCTTCGCCGGCCTCGTCACCATCGGCGCCGCCGGTATCGCCACCGGGCTCGCCCAGGCCGACGCCGAGGCCGACCTGAAGACGCTCGCCGCCGTGGGCGCCCCGCCCCGGGTCCGCCGTACGCTCAGCGGCTTCCAGTGCGGAGTCGTCGCGGCGATGGGCGTGGTCCTCGGATCGGCAGCCGGCGTCCTGCCCGCGATCGGGCTCCGGCTCACCGAGGGACGCGAGGCGACCAACTTCTACGAGCAGGCCATCGCTCAGGGCTGGGACAACGGCATGTCGGGCCCGCCGTACGTGCCGATCGTCATCCCCTGGGAGACGCTGGCCGGCCTCCTCGTCGCCGTACCGCTCGGCGCCGCGCTCCTCGCCGCCCTGGTGACCCGCTCGCGCGGCGCCGTGGCCCGGCGCGCGGCGACCTGA
- a CDS encoding pyridoxamine 5'-phosphate oxidase family protein has protein sequence MSTEEIRAIELLGRVSYGRVATSMRAMPFVAPARHIVTDGRVLIRMHRGLGYHRACHGSVVAYGADNFNTGAERIWSVQFTGTAEIVEPTEEQLAAFGPEPRAVDDEPFEPVYLRIEPQFVTVHELDYSAGDAAGPAGRPVELHSMDHSTERPVDHSLERHLHHVA, from the coding sequence ATGTCCACCGAGGAGATCCGCGCCATCGAATTGCTCGGCCGAGTGTCGTACGGCCGGGTGGCGACGAGCATGCGGGCGATGCCGTTCGTCGCGCCCGCCCGGCACATCGTGACCGACGGACGCGTCCTGATCCGGATGCACAGAGGGCTCGGCTACCACCGGGCCTGCCATGGCAGCGTCGTCGCGTACGGCGCGGACAACTTCAACACCGGGGCCGAGAGGATCTGGTCCGTGCAGTTCACGGGCACGGCGGAGATCGTCGAGCCGACCGAGGAGCAGCTCGCGGCGTTCGGGCCCGAGCCGCGGGCCGTGGACGACGAGCCCTTCGAACCGGTCTACCTGCGGATCGAACCGCAGTTCGTGACCGTGCACGAGCTCGACTACTCGGCCGGGGACGCCGCCGGGCCGGCCGGCCGGCCCGTCGAGCTGCACTCCATGGACCACTCCACGGAGCGGCCCGTGGACCATTCCCTGGAGCGACATCTCCACCACGTAGCGTGA
- a CDS encoding NAD(P)H-quinone oxidoreductase, with protein sequence MYAITIPEPGGPEALVWAEVPDPVPGEGEVLVEVVASAVNRADLLQRQGFYDPPPGSSPYPGLECSGRIAAIGPGVSGWSVGDEVCALLVGGGYAEKVVVPVGQLLPVPEGVDLTTAAALPEVACTVWSNIFMIAHLRPGETVLVHGGASGIGTMAIQLAKAVGARVAVTAGSPGKLARCAELGADILIDYREQDFVEELHKATDGAGADVILDIVGAKYLERNVKALAVSGRLVIIGLQGGVKGELNLGALLAKRAAVMATTLRSRPPHEKAAIVAAVREHVWPLIGAGTVRPVVDRTVPMPEAAEAHRVLESGGHVGKVLLLAPQG encoded by the coding sequence ATGTACGCGATCACGATTCCCGAACCCGGCGGTCCCGAGGCACTCGTCTGGGCCGAGGTGCCCGATCCCGTGCCCGGCGAGGGCGAGGTCCTCGTCGAGGTGGTGGCGAGCGCCGTCAACCGCGCCGATCTGCTCCAGCGCCAGGGCTTCTACGACCCGCCGCCGGGCAGTTCCCCGTACCCCGGTCTGGAGTGTTCGGGGCGGATCGCCGCGATCGGGCCGGGGGTGTCCGGCTGGTCCGTCGGCGACGAGGTCTGCGCGCTGCTCGTCGGCGGCGGTTACGCCGAGAAGGTCGTCGTCCCGGTCGGCCAGCTCCTGCCGGTGCCGGAGGGCGTCGACCTGACCACGGCCGCGGCGCTCCCCGAGGTCGCCTGCACGGTCTGGTCCAACATCTTCATGATCGCCCACCTGCGTCCCGGCGAGACGGTGCTCGTGCACGGCGGGGCGAGCGGGATCGGCACGATGGCGATCCAGCTCGCGAAGGCCGTCGGCGCGCGGGTCGCGGTCACGGCCGGGAGCCCCGGGAAACTGGCCCGCTGTGCCGAACTGGGCGCGGACATCCTCATCGACTACCGCGAGCAGGACTTCGTCGAGGAGCTGCACAAGGCGACGGACGGGGCCGGTGCGGACGTCATCCTGGACATCGTCGGCGCCAAGTACCTGGAGCGGAACGTGAAGGCACTGGCCGTCAGCGGCCGGCTGGTGATCATCGGGCTCCAGGGTGGCGTGAAGGGCGAGCTCAACCTGGGGGCGCTGCTCGCCAAGCGTGCGGCGGTCATGGCGACCACGCTGCGTTCCCGCCCGCCGCACGAGAAGGCGGCGATCGTCGCCGCCGTCCGCGAGCACGTCTGGCCGCTGATCGGCGCGGGCACGGTCCGGCCGGTCGTCGACCGTACGGTGCCGATGCCGGAGGCCGCCGAGGCGCATCGGGTGCTGGAGTCCGGCGGTCACGTCGGCAAGGTGCTGCTGCTGGCGCCGCAGGGCTGA
- a CDS encoding PadR family transcriptional regulator yields MSIRHGLLALLERGPRYGSQLRTEFESRTGSTWPLNVGQVYTTLSRLERDGMVAQGGQDEAGHALYTITDAGLAELRTWFEKPVDRTSPARDELAIKLAMAVGAPCIDIRDVIQSQRRHTVKAMQDYTRLKAQALVAVERGGARERDDVAWLLVLEQLIFQTEAEARWLDHCEARLIRLSSTTASTSASASASPPVSTPASDPASASASASASADAHTTTPASAAGGAR; encoded by the coding sequence ATGTCGATCCGCCACGGGCTTCTCGCCCTTCTCGAACGCGGCCCTCGCTACGGCTCCCAGCTCCGTACGGAGTTCGAGTCCCGCACCGGCTCCACCTGGCCGCTCAACGTCGGCCAGGTCTATACGACGCTGAGTCGTCTGGAGCGCGACGGCATGGTCGCGCAGGGGGGCCAGGACGAGGCGGGGCACGCGCTCTACACGATCACGGACGCCGGTCTCGCCGAGCTCAGGACCTGGTTCGAGAAGCCGGTGGACCGCACCAGCCCCGCCCGTGACGAGCTGGCCATCAAGCTCGCCATGGCGGTGGGCGCGCCCTGTATCGACATCCGCGACGTCATCCAGTCCCAGCGCCGGCACACCGTGAAGGCGATGCAGGACTACACCCGGCTCAAGGCTCAGGCGCTCGTCGCCGTCGAGCGCGGGGGCGCGCGGGAACGGGACGACGTGGCCTGGCTGCTCGTCCTGGAGCAGCTGATCTTCCAGACCGAGGCCGAGGCGCGGTGGCTGGACCACTGCGAGGCCCGGCTGATCCGCCTGTCGTCGACGACGGCTTCCACTTCCGCATCCGCATCCGCATCCCCGCCGGTATCGACACCGGCTTCGGATCCGGCTTCGGCTTCGGCTTCGGCTTCGGCTTCGGCCGATGCGCACACGACCACCCCGGCATCGGCCGCGGGCGGGGCGCGCTGA
- a CDS encoding ABC transporter ATP-binding protein, whose amino-acid sequence MSTQQPVLQLQNLTRVHGSGATEVHALRGIDLAVYPGELVAVMGPSGSGKSTLLTIAGGLDTPTSGHVIVEDTDITTASVKELAALRRRSIGYVFQDYNLIPALTAAENVALPRELDGTSARKARVEALAALEEMGLGHLADRFPDEMSGGQQQRVAIARALVGDRRLVLADEPTGALDSETGESVLALLRSRCDAGAAGVLVTHEPRFAAWADRVVFLRDGAIVDQTVRSEADSLLSGQVAEA is encoded by the coding sequence ATGTCCACACAGCAGCCCGTGCTGCAGCTCCAGAACCTGACCCGTGTCCACGGCTCGGGCGCCACCGAGGTGCACGCCCTGCGCGGTATCGACCTCGCCGTGTATCCCGGCGAACTCGTCGCCGTCATGGGCCCGTCCGGCTCCGGCAAGTCCACGCTCCTCACCATCGCGGGCGGCCTGGACACCCCGACCTCCGGTCATGTGATCGTCGAGGACACCGACATCACCACCGCGAGCGTCAAGGAGCTCGCCGCCCTGCGCCGCCGCAGCATCGGGTACGTCTTCCAGGACTACAACCTCATCCCGGCGCTCACCGCCGCCGAGAACGTCGCCCTGCCCCGCGAGCTCGACGGCACCTCGGCCCGCAAGGCCCGCGTCGAGGCCCTGGCGGCCCTGGAGGAGATGGGGCTCGGCCACCTCGCCGACCGCTTCCCCGACGAGATGTCCGGCGGCCAGCAGCAGCGCGTGGCGATCGCCCGCGCCCTCGTCGGCGACCGCCGCCTCGTCCTCGCCGACGAGCCGACCGGCGCCCTCGACTCCGAGACCGGCGAGTCCGTGCTCGCCCTGCTCCGCTCCCGCTGCGACGCGGGCGCCGCCGGCGTCCTGGTCACCCACGAGCCGCGGTTCGCCGCCTGGGCCGACCGGGTCGTGTTCCTGCGGGACGGCGCGATCGTCGACCAGACCGTACGCAGCGAGGCCGACTCCCTCCTCTCGGGCCAGGTGGCGGAGGCGTGA
- a CDS encoding phosphotransferase — MPRSSATLAPPVGALLRRYAAAGEPLSCEPVAQGLLNRGYRLSTTRGAYFLKQHLDAPTADRVTIARQHRATQRLHALGLPVAPPLADSRGRTVAVIDGLCYALHPWIDGRHRDGTQLSTGGSRRLGALLGHVHTCLERVMESPPPGDDHESARPEDTFRAIEELIGLARAHRPHDSFDALAEHRLRERRRLLAQHAHHRPPPAAASGWVHGDFHPLNLLYRGAEPAAIVDWDRLGVRPRAEEAVRAAAIFFVRPGGELALEKVRAYARAYRRATGADGAELAAAAHRVWWERLNDFWTLRWRYQLHDRRADPQFPAVSALAVWWTREYDAVRDAFAG; from the coding sequence GTGCCGCGCTCATCTGCAACCCTCGCTCCGCCCGTCGGCGCCCTCCTTCGCCGCTACGCGGCCGCGGGCGAGCCCCTCTCCTGCGAACCCGTGGCCCAGGGCCTGCTCAACCGCGGCTACCGCCTCTCCACCACGCGCGGCGCCTACTTCCTCAAGCAGCACCTGGACGCCCCCACCGCCGACCGCGTCACCATCGCCCGGCAGCACCGCGCCACCCAGCGCCTGCACGCCCTGGGCCTGCCGGTGGCCCCGCCGCTCGCCGACAGCCGGGGCCGTACGGTCGCGGTCATCGACGGCCTCTGCTACGCCCTGCACCCGTGGATCGACGGCCGGCACCGCGACGGCACCCAGCTCTCCACCGGCGGCTCCCGCCGCCTCGGCGCGCTCCTGGGGCACGTCCACACCTGTCTGGAGCGGGTCATGGAGTCCCCGCCGCCGGGGGACGACCACGAGAGCGCCCGCCCCGAGGACACCTTCCGTGCCATCGAGGAGCTGATCGGCCTCGCCCGCGCGCACCGGCCCCACGACAGTTTCGACGCGCTCGCCGAGCACCGGCTGCGGGAGCGCCGCCGGCTGCTCGCCCAGCACGCCCACCACCGGCCGCCGCCGGCCGCCGCGTCCGGCTGGGTGCACGGCGACTTCCACCCGCTGAACCTGCTCTACCGGGGCGCGGAGCCGGCCGCGATCGTCGACTGGGACCGCCTCGGGGTCCGGCCGCGGGCCGAGGAGGCGGTCAGGGCGGCCGCCATCTTCTTCGTACGGCCCGGGGGCGAGCTGGCCCTGGAGAAGGTGCGGGCGTACGCGCGGGCGTACCGGCGGGCGACGGGCGCCGACGGTGCCGAGCTGGCCGCGGCGGCGCACCGGGTGTGGTGGGAGCGGCTCAACGACTTCTGGACGCTGCGCTGGCGCTACCAGCTGCACGACCGAAGGGCCGACCCGCAGTTTCCTGCGGTGTCGGCCCTGGCGGTCTGGTGGACCCGTGAGTACGACGCCGTGCGTGACGCCTTCGCCGGCTGA
- a CDS encoding protein kinase domain-containing protein, producing the protein MAPESGTGGGVPSSDAESWGVGGVVGDGRYRLTHRLGRGGMAEVFAAEDVRLGRTVAVKLLRADLAEDPVSKARFTREAQSVAGLNHHAIVAVYDSGEDLVGGRPVPYIVMELVEGRTIRDLLISADAPGPEQALIIVSGVLEALAYSHQHGIVHRDIKPANVIITHGGAVKVMDFGIARALHGAQSTMTQTGMVMGTPQYLSPEQALGKAVDHRSDLYATGCLLYELLALRPPFTGETPLSVVYQHVQDAPVPPSEVTPGVPPELDGLVMRSLAKDPDDRFQSAEEMRGLIQYGLQMLQQLGGHTGAWNTGPVDMHDGGHTPGGGMAATTAMGHPMHGETAQGRILPQMNPDDGGVGGYGGYDGGTGGYGQDGAYGSNGGGRGGRGKLILFVALALVAVVAGVVYAIDAASKKDGETVKPIPTTVSNSPSTASEQPTPSEEPSTEEEQTRDPDTSTGGGATQPPWTQQPPVTQPPTTQPPTTEPTPTEPTTTEPTTTEPTPTETTTAPPTDPTGTTDPPVDPTGDPTDDGGDGDTPPTGGSTATG; encoded by the coding sequence ATGGCACCCGAATCCGGAACAGGTGGCGGTGTGCCGTCCTCGGACGCGGAATCGTGGGGCGTCGGTGGTGTCGTCGGCGACGGACGGTACCGGCTGACGCACCGCCTCGGCCGCGGCGGCATGGCCGAGGTCTTCGCCGCAGAGGACGTGCGCCTCGGGCGCACGGTGGCGGTGAAGCTCCTCCGCGCCGATCTCGCCGAGGACCCCGTCTCGAAGGCACGCTTCACCCGTGAGGCGCAGTCGGTCGCGGGGCTCAACCACCACGCCATCGTCGCCGTGTACGACTCCGGCGAGGACCTCGTGGGCGGCCGGCCCGTGCCGTACATCGTGATGGAGCTGGTCGAGGGCCGCACCATCCGTGACCTGCTGATCAGCGCCGACGCGCCGGGGCCCGAGCAGGCGCTCATCATCGTCTCGGGTGTTCTCGAGGCGCTGGCCTACTCGCACCAGCACGGCATCGTGCACCGCGACATCAAGCCGGCGAACGTCATCATCACGCACGGCGGCGCCGTGAAGGTCATGGACTTCGGCATCGCCCGCGCCCTGCACGGCGCGCAGTCGACGATGACGCAGACCGGCATGGTCATGGGCACCCCGCAGTACCTCTCCCCCGAGCAGGCGCTCGGCAAGGCGGTCGACCACCGCTCCGACCTGTACGCGACGGGCTGCCTGCTCTACGAGCTGCTCGCGCTGCGGCCCCCCTTCACGGGTGAGACGCCGCTCTCCGTCGTGTACCAGCACGTGCAGGACGCGCCGGTCCCGCCGTCCGAGGTGACTCCCGGTGTGCCGCCGGAGCTCGACGGCCTGGTCATGCGTTCCCTCGCGAAGGACCCGGACGACCGGTTCCAGAGCGCGGAGGAGATGCGCGGGCTCATCCAGTACGGCCTGCAGATGCTCCAGCAGCTGGGCGGCCACACCGGCGCGTGGAACACCGGTCCCGTCGACATGCACGACGGCGGGCACACGCCCGGCGGCGGCATGGCGGCGACGACCGCGATGGGTCACCCGATGCACGGGGAGACCGCGCAGGGCCGGATCCTTCCGCAGATGAACCCGGACGACGGGGGCGTCGGCGGGTACGGCGGCTACGACGGCGGCACCGGCGGCTACGGCCAGGACGGGGCGTACGGTTCGAACGGCGGCGGCCGGGGCGGCCGCGGCAAGCTGATCCTCTTCGTGGCGCTCGCGCTGGTCGCGGTCGTCGCGGGTGTCGTGTACGCCATCGACGCGGCGAGCAAGAAGGACGGCGAGACGGTGAAGCCGATCCCGACGACCGTCAGCAACTCGCCGTCGACCGCCTCCGAGCAGCCCACCCCTTCGGAGGAGCCCTCCACCGAGGAGGAGCAGACGCGGGACCCGGACACGTCGACCGGGGGCGGCGCCACGCAGCCGCCGTGGACGCAGCAGCCGCCGGTCACGCAGCCTCCGACCACGCAGCCGCCGACGACGGAGCCGACGCCGACGGAGCCGACGACCACCGAGCCGACGACCACCGAGCCGACGCCGACGGAGACGACGACGGCGCCGCCGACGGACCCGACGGGCACCACGGATCCGCCGGTCGACCCGACCGGCGATCCCACCGACGACGGCGGCGACGGCGACACCCCGCCGACGGGCGGTTCCACCGCCACCGGCTGA
- a CDS encoding bacterial proteasome activator family protein, which produces MEMPRNDRSQESPQVLIVGQDGTALGGTQGDDESREVPVTEMVEQPAKVMRIGSMIKQLLEEVRAAPLDEASRVRLKNIHASSVKELEDGLAPELVEELERLSLPFTDEAVPSEAELRIAQAQLVGWLEGLFHGIQTALFAQQMAARAQLEQMRRALPPGASHDDDDDDRGHGHAVRSGPYL; this is translated from the coding sequence ATGGAGATGCCGAGGAATGACAGGTCGCAGGAGAGCCCCCAGGTCCTCATCGTGGGACAGGACGGAACGGCGCTCGGCGGCACTCAGGGTGACGACGAATCCCGCGAGGTCCCGGTGACGGAAATGGTCGAGCAGCCTGCGAAGGTCATGCGCATCGGCAGCATGATCAAGCAGCTCCTGGAGGAAGTACGGGCGGCCCCTCTCGACGAGGCCAGCCGCGTCAGGCTCAAGAACATCCACGCCAGCTCCGTGAAGGAGCTGGAAGACGGGCTCGCGCCCGAGCTGGTCGAGGAACTGGAGCGGCTCTCCCTGCCGTTCACGGACGAGGCGGTCCCCTCCGAGGCGGAACTGCGGATCGCGCAGGCCCAGTTGGTGGGGTGGCTGGAGGGCCTCTTCCACGGAATCCAGACGGCGCTGTTCGCCCAGCAGATGGCGGCCCGCGCCCAGTTGGAGCAGATGCGCCGGGCGCTGCCGCCGGGCGCTTCGCACGACGATGACGACGACGACCGCGGCCACGGCCACGCGGTCCGCTCGGGGCCGTACCTGTAG
- a CDS encoding Stk1 family PASTA domain-containing Ser/Thr kinase, whose amino-acid sequence MSQDGAQGRYAGGSVAGGRYQLRDLLGEGGMASVYLAYDSALDRQVAIKTLHTELGREASFRERFRREAQAVAKLSHTNIVSVFDTGEDTLDGAVMPYIVMEYVEGQPLGSVLASDVRQYGAMPADKALKVTADVLAALEVSHEMGLVHRDIKPGNVMTTKRGVVKVMDFGIARAMQSGVTSMTQTGMVVGTPQYLSPEQALGRAVDARSDLYSVGIMLFQLLTGRLPFDADSPLAIAYAHVQEEPVAPSSVNRAVTPAMDALVARALRKNPNERFPSAAAMRDECLRVLAAGQTGAPMIVQGGPVSSGSGVGSAVFPPVGQTPPPQPQPGPHGVQQPYLPPTPQPGPYGPATPAPGPSYGYPQQAPTPAPVYQTAPAPSPYATGPMHTPAPAPAPMATGGGSRRNTPVLVGAVVAVLLAVGGLIVVLSQKDDPGKEAGGTGGTTGGTEQTQTAAPGHKGPDLTKTIDVKKCTQPSESSDDPAKFEVPNFTYKNIQSVKDCARAAGWKIMTQTPVDESTYGEGTVLEQYPPAGEDITADDAEFTLKISTGNPPQ is encoded by the coding sequence ATGAGCCAGGACGGCGCACAGGGCCGCTATGCGGGCGGTTCGGTAGCGGGCGGCCGGTACCAGCTGCGCGATCTCCTCGGCGAGGGCGGCATGGCGTCGGTGTACCTGGCCTATGACAGCGCCCTCGACCGGCAGGTCGCGATCAAGACGCTGCACACGGAACTCGGCCGCGAGGCGTCGTTCCGCGAGCGGTTCCGGCGCGAGGCGCAGGCCGTCGCGAAGCTGTCGCACACGAACATCGTCTCGGTCTTCGACACCGGCGAGGACACCCTCGACGGCGCCGTCATGCCGTACATCGTCATGGAGTACGTGGAGGGGCAGCCTCTCGGCTCGGTCCTCGCCTCGGACGTGCGGCAGTACGGCGCGATGCCCGCCGACAAGGCGCTCAAGGTCACGGCCGACGTGCTGGCCGCCCTGGAGGTCAGCCACGAGATGGGCCTGGTCCACCGGGACATCAAGCCGGGCAACGTGATGACGACCAAGCGCGGCGTGGTCAAGGTCATGGACTTCGGCATCGCCCGGGCGATGCAGTCCGGCGTCACGTCGATGACGCAGACCGGCATGGTCGTCGGCACTCCTCAGTACCTCTCCCCCGAGCAGGCCCTCGGCCGCGCGGTGGACGCCCGCTCCGACCTCTATTCGGTCGGCATCATGCTCTTCCAGCTGCTGACGGGCCGTCTCCCCTTCGACGCCGACTCGCCGCTCGCCATCGCGTATGCGCACGTACAGGAGGAGCCGGTCGCCCCGTCCTCCGTCAACCGCGCGGTGACGCCGGCGATGGACGCGCTCGTCGCCCGGGCGCTGCGGAAGAACCCGAACGAGCGGTTCCCGAGCGCCGCGGCCATGCGCGACGAGTGCCTGCGGGTGCTCGCGGCCGGTCAGACCGGCGCCCCGATGATCGTCCAGGGCGGTCCGGTCAGCAGCGGCTCGGGCGTCGGCTCGGCGGTCTTCCCGCCGGTCGGCCAGACCCCGCCGCCGCAGCCGCAGCCCGGCCCGCACGGCGTACAGCAGCCCTACCTGCCGCCGACGCCGCAGCCCGGACCGTACGGCCCCGCGACGCCCGCGCCCGGCCCGTCGTACGGCTACCCGCAGCAGGCCCCGACGCCCGCGCCGGTCTACCAGACCGCGCCGGCCCCCTCGCCGTACGCCACGGGCCCGATGCACACGCCGGCCCCCGCGCCCGCTCCCATGGCGACGGGCGGCGGCTCCCGCCGGAACACCCCGGTGCTCGTGGGCGCCGTCGTCGCCGTCCTCCTCGCGGTCGGCGGCCTGATCGTGGTGCTCAGCCAGAAGGACGACCCGGGCAAGGAGGCCGGCGGCACGGGCGGCACCACCGGCGGCACGGAGCAGACCCAGACGGCGGCCCCCGGCCACAAGGGTCCCGACCTGACCAAGACCATCGACGTGAAGAAGTGCACCCAGCCTTCGGAGTCGAGCGACGACCCCGCAAAGTTCGAGGTCCCCAACTTCACGTACAAGAACATCCAGTCGGTGAAGGACTGCGCCCGGGCGGCCGGGTGGAAGATCATGACCCAGACCCCCGTGGACGAGTCGACGTACGGCGAGGGCACGGTCCTGGAGCAGTACCCGCCGGCCGGTGAGGACATCACGGCCGACGACGCCGAGTTCACCCTCAAGATCTCGACGGGCAATCCGCCGCAGTAG